In Caloenas nicobarica isolate bCalNic1 chromosome 35, bCalNic1.hap1, whole genome shotgun sequence, a single window of DNA contains:
- the LOC136000857 gene encoding zinc finger protein 692-like isoform X2 gives MERGPAEQVPPELSRRQRRRELDARRSRCRIRLGGHLERWCRLKDQLGFTLHSQLAQFLLDRFSSPAGPPALSPGSLQRLVALSHGHGRSCRFVPAVQPPLGPLESLGSLEWACVAGHSFSWRLGDVTNDVANDVTTCRRPEDTRGRSAAQSAAGDETRGGGDTNDDDTNDDDDTGPREPPRPDGDGSAEGAEPREDGDVNDDVGDDVNDDVGDDVNDDVAYADDPRDENYQPSMGSDSQPKRRQNQPRTRKKLVKEEPPAEPGLSEPGLSEPSPEEKLGRLSCRQRARVGDEDAAQIGPKRIRKAAKREILLCDFDGCGKIFSNRQYLNHHQKYQHVHQKTFACSEPGCGKSFNFKKHLKEHEKLHSDQRDYICEFCARPFRTSSNLLIHRRIHTGEKPLQCEICGFTCRQKASLNWHMRKHGAAASYAFPCDICGKKFEKRDNVTAHKSKSHPGGTPRAEGGTAGQTDGAAA, from the exons ATGGAGCGCGGCCCGGCGGAGCAG gtccccccggAGCTCTCGCGCCGCCAGCGCCGCCGGGAACTGGACGCTCGTCGCAGCCGCTGCCGCATCCGCCTGGGGGGGCACCTGGAGCGCTGGTGCCGCCTCAAGGACCAGTTGGGCTTCACGCTGCACTCCCAGCTGGCCCAGTTCCTGCTCGACAG GTTCAGCTCCCCGGCCGGGCCCCCGG CGCTGTCCCCCGGCTCCCTGCAGCGCCTGGTCGCTCTGTCCCACGGCCACGGCCGCTCCTGTCGCTTCGTCCCCGCGGTTCAGCCCCCACTGGGGCCGCTGGAGTCCCTGGGCTCACTGGAGTGGGCGTGCGTGGCCGGGCACAGCTTCTCCTGGCGCCTCGGTGACGTCACCAATGACGTCGCCAATGACGTCACCACCTGCCGGCGCCCCGAGGACACCAGGGGGCGCTCGGCCGCCCAATCGGCCGCGGGGGACGAAACGCGAGGAGGCGGCGACACCAACGACGACGACACCAACGACGACGACGACACCG GTCCCCGGGAGCCGCCGCGGCCGGACGGGGACGGGAG CGCGGAGGGGGCGGAGCCTCGGGAGGACGGTGACGTCAACGATGACGTCGGTGACGATGTCAACGATGACGTCGGTGATGATGTCAACGATGACGTCGCCTACGCCGATGACCCGCGTGATGAGAACTACCAGCCGTCCATGGGCAG CGACTCGCAGCCCAAACGCCGACAAAACCAACCCAGAACCCGCAAGAAACTCGTCAAGGAGGAGCCGCCGGCTGAGCCCGGCCTAAGCGAGCCCGGCCTAAGCGAGCCCAGCCCAGAGGAGAAGCTCGGACGCCTCAG CTGCAGGCAGCGAGCGCGGGTCGGCGACGAGGACGCGGCGCAGATCGGCCCCAAGAGAATCAG GAAGGCGGCGAAACGTGAGATCCTCCTGTGCGACTTCGACGGCTGCGGCAAAATCTTCTCCAACCGCCAATACCTGAAC CACCACCAGAAGTACCAGCACGTGCACCAGAAAACCTTCGCCTGCTCCGAACCCGGGTGCGGAAAATCCTTCAACTTCAAGAAGCACCTCAAGGAGCATGAGAAGCTGCACAGCG ACCAACGCGATTACATCTGCGAGTTCTGCGCCCGCCCGTTCCGCACCAGCAGCAACCTCCTGATCCACCGGCGCATCCACACCGGGGAGAAGCCGCTGCA GTGCGAGATCTGCGGCTTCACGTGCCGCCAGAAGGCGTCGCTGAACTGGCACATGCGCAAGCacggcgccgccgcctcctACGCCTTCCCCTGCGACATCTGCGGCAAAAAGTTCGAGAAAAGGGACAACGTCACCGCTCACAAGAGCAAAAGCCACCCCGGGGGGACCCCCCGGGCCGAGGGGGGGAcggctggacagacggacggcGCCGCCGCGTAG
- the LOC136000857 gene encoding zinc finger protein 692-like isoform X1 has translation MERGPAEQVPPELSRRQRRRELDARRSRCRIRLGGHLERWCRLKDQLGFTLHSQLAQFLLDRFSSPAGPPAALSPGSLQRLVALSHGHGRSCRFVPAVQPPLGPLESLGSLEWACVAGHSFSWRLGDVTNDVANDVTTCRRPEDTRGRSAAQSAAGDETRGGGDTNDDDTNDDDDTGPREPPRPDGDGSAEGAEPREDGDVNDDVGDDVNDDVGDDVNDDVAYADDPRDENYQPSMGSDSQPKRRQNQPRTRKKLVKEEPPAEPGLSEPGLSEPSPEEKLGRLSCRQRARVGDEDAAQIGPKRIRKAAKREILLCDFDGCGKIFSNRQYLNHHQKYQHVHQKTFACSEPGCGKSFNFKKHLKEHEKLHSDQRDYICEFCARPFRTSSNLLIHRRIHTGEKPLQCEICGFTCRQKASLNWHMRKHGAAASYAFPCDICGKKFEKRDNVTAHKSKSHPGGTPRAEGGTAGQTDGAAA, from the exons ATGGAGCGCGGCCCGGCGGAGCAG gtccccccggAGCTCTCGCGCCGCCAGCGCCGCCGGGAACTGGACGCTCGTCGCAGCCGCTGCCGCATCCGCCTGGGGGGGCACCTGGAGCGCTGGTGCCGCCTCAAGGACCAGTTGGGCTTCACGCTGCACTCCCAGCTGGCCCAGTTCCTGCTCGACAG GTTCAGCTCCCCGGCCGGGCCCCCGG CAGCGCTGTCCCCCGGCTCCCTGCAGCGCCTGGTCGCTCTGTCCCACGGCCACGGCCGCTCCTGTCGCTTCGTCCCCGCGGTTCAGCCCCCACTGGGGCCGCTGGAGTCCCTGGGCTCACTGGAGTGGGCGTGCGTGGCCGGGCACAGCTTCTCCTGGCGCCTCGGTGACGTCACCAATGACGTCGCCAATGACGTCACCACCTGCCGGCGCCCCGAGGACACCAGGGGGCGCTCGGCCGCCCAATCGGCCGCGGGGGACGAAACGCGAGGAGGCGGCGACACCAACGACGACGACACCAACGACGACGACGACACCG GTCCCCGGGAGCCGCCGCGGCCGGACGGGGACGGGAG CGCGGAGGGGGCGGAGCCTCGGGAGGACGGTGACGTCAACGATGACGTCGGTGACGATGTCAACGATGACGTCGGTGATGATGTCAACGATGACGTCGCCTACGCCGATGACCCGCGTGATGAGAACTACCAGCCGTCCATGGGCAG CGACTCGCAGCCCAAACGCCGACAAAACCAACCCAGAACCCGCAAGAAACTCGTCAAGGAGGAGCCGCCGGCTGAGCCCGGCCTAAGCGAGCCCGGCCTAAGCGAGCCCAGCCCAGAGGAGAAGCTCGGACGCCTCAG CTGCAGGCAGCGAGCGCGGGTCGGCGACGAGGACGCGGCGCAGATCGGCCCCAAGAGAATCAG GAAGGCGGCGAAACGTGAGATCCTCCTGTGCGACTTCGACGGCTGCGGCAAAATCTTCTCCAACCGCCAATACCTGAAC CACCACCAGAAGTACCAGCACGTGCACCAGAAAACCTTCGCCTGCTCCGAACCCGGGTGCGGAAAATCCTTCAACTTCAAGAAGCACCTCAAGGAGCATGAGAAGCTGCACAGCG ACCAACGCGATTACATCTGCGAGTTCTGCGCCCGCCCGTTCCGCACCAGCAGCAACCTCCTGATCCACCGGCGCATCCACACCGGGGAGAAGCCGCTGCA GTGCGAGATCTGCGGCTTCACGTGCCGCCAGAAGGCGTCGCTGAACTGGCACATGCGCAAGCacggcgccgccgcctcctACGCCTTCCCCTGCGACATCTGCGGCAAAAAGTTCGAGAAAAGGGACAACGTCACCGCTCACAAGAGCAAAAGCCACCCCGGGGGGACCCCCCGGGCCGAGGGGGGGAcggctggacagacggacggcGCCGCCGCGTAG